A DNA window from Actinomadura luzonensis contains the following coding sequences:
- a CDS encoding HipA family kinase has protein sequence MLDRIAATRYVTPLREGGSLPGVVEADDLGTYVVKFREAGQGRRVLVAEIVAGELARRLGFRTPELKLIDIDPQLGIREPDEEVQDLLKASTGLNLAVDFLPGALGFEPLAWVADPVFAARVIWFDGLIHNIDRSWRNPNLLIWHRDTWLIDHGAALWFHHNWPTADPHRRFDAGDHVLAPYAGDVAAAGADLAGRITRELLESVTALVPDEWLDGEPGFAEPGAVREAYVAHLLARAHGPADWLVRGEPRQPRSGPGSVGEFWRGGGR, from the coding sequence GTGCTGGATAGGATCGCAGCCACCCGTTACGTGACCCCGCTGCGGGAGGGCGGGTCGCTGCCCGGCGTCGTCGAGGCCGACGACCTGGGCACGTACGTGGTGAAGTTCCGCGAGGCGGGCCAGGGCCGCCGGGTGCTGGTCGCCGAGATCGTCGCGGGCGAGCTGGCCCGCCGGCTCGGGTTCCGCACGCCGGAGCTGAAGCTCATCGACATCGACCCGCAGCTCGGCATCCGCGAGCCCGACGAGGAGGTGCAGGACCTCCTCAAGGCCAGCACCGGCCTCAACCTGGCCGTCGACTTCCTGCCGGGCGCGCTCGGCTTCGAGCCGCTGGCGTGGGTGGCCGACCCCGTGTTCGCCGCCCGGGTCATCTGGTTCGACGGGCTGATCCACAACATCGACCGGAGCTGGCGCAACCCCAACCTGCTCATCTGGCACCGCGACACCTGGCTGATCGACCACGGCGCGGCCCTGTGGTTCCACCACAACTGGCCGACCGCCGACCCGCACCGCCGCTTCGACGCCGGCGACCACGTGCTGGCGCCGTACGCGGGCGACGTCGCCGCCGCCGGCGCCGACCTGGCCGGTAGGATCACCCGCGAGCTGCTGGAGTCCGTGACGGCGCTGGTGCCCGACGAGTGGCTGGACGGCGAGCCCGGCTTCGCGGAGCCGGGGGCGGTGCGGGAGGCGTACGTGGCGCATCTGCTGGCGCGGGCCCACGGGCCGGCCGACTGGCTGGTGCGCGGCGAGCCGCGGCAGCCCCGCTCCGGCCCGGGCTCGGTCGGCGAGTTCTGGCGGGGAGGCGGCCGGTGA
- a CDS encoding TIGR03619 family F420-dependent LLM class oxidoreductase yields MKIWLAASFVDTEQFTELARAAERCGFDTLTLSDHLFYADFGTPYPYSRSGRPRWDAKTHWPDVWVTIGAMAALTSRLRFSPNVYIAPARDLFTVAKQVSTAAVLSRDRVTFGVGVGWCKEEFQGTGQDFHTRGRRLDAMLPVLRALWAGESVTLDGLPELSISPVPAEPVPVYVGGDSEAALRRAARLGDGWIGNRIYTEEQLDPVLATLRRLLADNGRDGEPFDVIAPLAELPDAATYRRYAAKGVTGTLAAPWWLATPEEKARHGEGTLELKLATMERFAEEVIGKL; encoded by the coding sequence GTGAAGATCTGGCTGGCGGCGTCCTTCGTCGACACGGAGCAGTTCACCGAGCTCGCGCGGGCGGCCGAGCGGTGCGGGTTCGACACGCTGACGCTGTCGGACCACCTGTTCTACGCCGACTTCGGCACGCCCTACCCCTACTCCCGCTCCGGCCGCCCCCGCTGGGACGCCAAGACGCACTGGCCGGACGTGTGGGTGACGATCGGCGCGATGGCGGCGCTCACCTCCAGGCTGCGCTTCTCCCCCAACGTCTACATCGCGCCCGCCCGCGACCTGTTCACCGTGGCCAAGCAGGTGTCCACGGCGGCCGTGCTGTCGCGGGACCGGGTGACGTTCGGGGTCGGGGTGGGCTGGTGCAAGGAGGAGTTCCAGGGCACCGGGCAGGACTTCCACACGCGCGGCCGGCGGCTGGACGCCATGCTGCCGGTGCTGCGCGCGTTGTGGGCGGGCGAGAGCGTGACGCTGGACGGCCTGCCCGAGCTGTCGATCTCACCGGTCCCGGCCGAGCCCGTCCCGGTGTACGTCGGCGGCGACAGCGAGGCGGCCCTGCGCCGCGCGGCCCGGCTCGGCGACGGCTGGATCGGCAACCGCATCTACACCGAGGAGCAGCTCGACCCCGTCCTCGCCACCCTGCGCCGGCTGCTGGCCGACAACGGCCGCGACGGCGAGCCGTTCGACGTCATCGCCCCGCTGGCCGAGCTGCCCGACGCCGCCACCTACCGCCGCTACGCCGCCAAGGGCGTCACCGGCACGCTGGCCGCTCCCTGGTGGCTCGCCACGCCGGAGGAGAAGGCCCGGCACGGCGAGGGCACGCTGGAGCTGAAGCTCGCCACCATGGAGCGCTTCGCGGAGGAGGTCATCGGCAAGCTCTGA
- a CDS encoding LLM class flavin-dependent oxidoreductase — MKFSIFLNPQIPGSGYAAEENAKAKRPIGRDTESYQRLLHEVREIAVHADRLGFDALMMTEHHFHSEGMEFSVNPLMFLTDLAARTERILLAPLGLVLPAWDPIRAAEDVALLDQFSKGRLRLGVARGYQNRWMNVLGQRWHAAAARSDGSASDTRNFDVFGEVLKIMKMAWTQETLRYKSDVLDYQVPYPYEGIEGWPAQEWTRTFGAPGELDEDGKVVSVSVCPRPYQNPHPELWQPFTISDRSVIRAAQEDILPWMFTPNPDDHAAKAKLYQEESARQGRDYRLGEHTGILKIVGIADTTEEAINTFGRSIPKDFAAFFGPFGYLEVLRKKEDERHKPISPEKGDAKRMNDVEMALFGTPDDVKRGIQRMLDRMPDLEWFGLYMQGQQGVLPLDTVKRNLELFATKVAPEFR, encoded by the coding sequence GTGAAGTTTTCCATCTTCCTGAACCCGCAGATTCCAGGCTCTGGATACGCGGCCGAGGAGAACGCCAAGGCCAAACGCCCGATCGGGCGCGACACGGAGTCGTACCAGAGACTGCTGCACGAGGTGCGGGAGATAGCGGTGCACGCCGACCGGCTCGGCTTCGACGCGCTGATGATGACCGAGCACCACTTCCACTCCGAGGGCATGGAGTTCTCGGTCAACCCGCTGATGTTCCTCACCGACCTCGCCGCCCGCACCGAGCGCATCCTGCTCGCCCCGCTCGGCCTGGTGCTGCCCGCCTGGGACCCGATCAGGGCGGCCGAGGACGTGGCGCTGCTCGATCAGTTCAGCAAGGGCCGGCTGCGGCTGGGCGTGGCCCGCGGCTACCAGAACCGCTGGATGAACGTGCTCGGCCAGCGCTGGCACGCCGCCGCCGCCCGCTCCGACGGCTCCGCCTCCGACACGCGCAACTTCGACGTCTTCGGCGAGGTGCTGAAGATCATGAAGATGGCGTGGACCCAGGAGACCCTGCGTTACAAGTCGGACGTGCTGGACTACCAGGTGCCCTACCCGTACGAGGGCATCGAGGGCTGGCCCGCCCAGGAGTGGACGAGGACCTTCGGCGCGCCCGGCGAGCTGGACGAGGACGGCAAGGTCGTCTCCGTCTCCGTCTGCCCGCGGCCGTACCAGAACCCGCACCCCGAGCTGTGGCAGCCGTTCACGATCTCCGACCGGTCGGTGATCAGGGCCGCGCAGGAGGACATCCTGCCGTGGATGTTCACCCCCAACCCCGACGACCATGCCGCCAAGGCCAAGCTCTACCAGGAGGAGTCGGCCCGGCAGGGCCGGGACTACCGGCTGGGCGAGCACACCGGCATCCTCAAGATCGTCGGCATCGCGGACACCACCGAGGAGGCCATCAACACCTTCGGCCGCAGCATCCCCAAGGACTTCGCCGCCTTCTTCGGCCCCTTCGGCTACCTGGAGGTGCTGCGCAAGAAGGAGGACGAGCGGCACAAGCCCATCTCCCCGGAGAAGGGCGACGCCAAGCGCATGAACGACGTGGAGATGGCGCTGTTCGGCACCCCCGACGACGTCAAGCGCGGCATCCAGCGCATGCTCGACCGCATGCCGGACCTGGAGTGGTTCGGCCTCTACATGCAGGGCCAGCAGGGCGTGCTGCCGCTCGACACGGTCAAGCGCAACCTGGAGCTGTTCGCCACCAAGGTCGCGCCGGAGTTCCGGTGA
- a CDS encoding LLM class F420-dependent oxidoreductase, with protein sequence MRLGVTMFATDLAMPIDELARAAEERGFSSLYVPEHTHIPVSRRTPYPGAAGGELPEEYRRTLDPLVALSFAAAATRTLQVGTGILLAAQRDPIVTAKAIASLDHLSGGRVAVGVGFGWNVEEIENHGVPYAARRDVARRNVLAMRALWRDEVASFDGLLDGVEPAWSWPKPRRVPPLHLGGAAGPKLFAHVAEYADGWMPIGGKGIKAALPALREACERAGRPMARVIPFGTLPTAEKLDYYAGLGIDEVVATLPSGPADRVLPILDHYAALIPGAA encoded by the coding sequence ATGAGGCTGGGCGTCACCATGTTCGCCACCGACCTGGCCATGCCGATCGACGAGCTGGCCCGCGCGGCCGAGGAGCGCGGGTTCTCCTCCCTGTACGTGCCCGAGCACACGCACATCCCCGTCTCGCGTCGCACCCCGTACCCGGGGGCGGCCGGCGGCGAGCTGCCCGAGGAGTACCGGCGCACCCTCGACCCGCTCGTCGCCCTCTCCTTCGCCGCCGCCGCGACCCGCACGCTGCAGGTCGGCACCGGCATCCTGCTCGCCGCCCAGCGCGACCCCATCGTCACCGCCAAGGCCATCGCCTCCCTCGACCACCTGTCCGGCGGCCGGGTGGCGGTCGGCGTCGGGTTCGGCTGGAACGTCGAGGAGATCGAGAACCACGGCGTCCCGTACGCCGCCCGCCGCGACGTCGCCCGGCGCAACGTGCTGGCCATGCGGGCGCTCTGGCGCGACGAGGTCGCCTCCTTCGACGGCCTCCTGGACGGCGTCGAGCCCGCCTGGTCCTGGCCCAAGCCGCGCCGCGTGCCGCCCCTCCACCTCGGCGGGGCGGCAGGGCCGAAGCTGTTCGCGCACGTCGCCGAGTACGCCGACGGCTGGATGCCGATCGGCGGCAAGGGCATCAAGGCCGCGCTGCCCGCGCTCCGCGAGGCGTGCGAGCGGGCGGGCCGGCCGATGGCCCGCGTCATCCCGTTCGGCACGCTGCCGACCGCCGAGAAGCTCGACTACTACGCCGGGCTCGGCATCGACGAGGTCGTCGCCACGCTGCCGAGCGGGCCCGCCGACCGCGTGCTGCCGATCCTCGATCATTACGCCGCGCTGATCCCCGGGGCGGCATAA
- a CDS encoding serine/threonine-protein kinase, protein MPELRPDDPRHLGEYRLSRRLGQGGQGVVYLGHSPQGAQVAIKLLHASLSGDPVVRRRFLGEIEAVRRVAAFCTAQLLDADLEGDRPYLVSEYVEGPSLREHVAAKGPRLGGSLERLAIGTATALGAIHRAGVVHRDFKPQNVLLGLDGPRVIDFGVSRLVDTTATTGSSPVGTPSYLPPERINGEAAGPAADLWAWGLTVAFTATGRHAYTAGTYQEVLARILYGKPDLGPLGGRLREIVEACLAPRPEDRPDAEEVLRRLLGQPAAGTDVLTSGAMAAIDPAASRAGATTDPDPTTSFPAVTAPTAPAAPTPAVPTPTPAPAPAGPAPKAGRRLRAWQVVVGVAGLAMAAAGLVLWLRGARAPGLEGTWTGSAEHATAQRVFPVELRLGADGGGAMRWGADLHCAGRLGRAGDSGTVFALDQVTGEECYPGTLRLFPTSYDGQMVIKVTRQGQEEVTYSGTVTRTS, encoded by the coding sequence ATGCCCGAGCTGCGCCCCGATGACCCCCGCCACTTAGGGGAGTACCGGCTGTCGCGGCGGCTCGGGCAGGGCGGGCAGGGCGTCGTCTACCTCGGCCACTCGCCGCAGGGCGCCCAGGTCGCGATCAAGCTGCTGCACGCCAGCCTGTCCGGCGACCCCGTCGTGCGGCGGCGCTTCCTCGGCGAGATCGAGGCCGTGCGGCGGGTGGCCGCCTTCTGCACCGCGCAGCTCCTCGACGCCGACCTCGAAGGCGACCGGCCGTACCTGGTGAGCGAGTACGTCGAGGGGCCGTCGCTGCGCGAGCACGTCGCCGCCAAGGGGCCGCGCCTCGGCGGCTCCCTCGAACGGCTCGCCATCGGCACCGCCACCGCGCTCGGCGCCATCCACCGGGCCGGCGTCGTGCACCGCGACTTCAAGCCGCAGAACGTGCTGCTCGGCCTGGACGGGCCCCGGGTGATCGACTTCGGCGTGTCCCGGCTGGTGGACACCACCGCCACCACCGGGTCGTCGCCCGTGGGGACGCCGTCGTACCTGCCGCCCGAACGCATCAACGGCGAGGCCGCCGGGCCCGCGGCCGACCTGTGGGCCTGGGGGCTGACGGTGGCGTTCACGGCCACGGGGCGGCACGCGTACACGGCGGGCACCTACCAGGAGGTGCTGGCCCGCATCCTGTACGGCAAGCCGGACCTCGGGCCGCTGGGCGGGCGGCTGCGGGAGATCGTCGAGGCGTGCCTCGCGCCCCGGCCGGAGGACCGGCCGGACGCGGAGGAGGTGCTGCGGCGGCTGCTGGGGCAGCCGGCGGCGGGCACGGACGTCCTCACCTCGGGGGCGATGGCCGCTATCGACCCCGCCGCCTCGCGCGCCGGCGCGACCACCGACCCCGACCCCACCACCAGCTTCCCCGCCGTCACCGCCCCGACCGCTCCCGCCGCTCCCACCCCCGCCGTCCCCACCCCCACCCCCGCTCCCGCTCCCGCGGGACCCGCGCCGAAGGCCGGGCGGCGGCTCCGCGCCTGGCAGGTGGTCGTCGGCGTGGCCGGCCTGGCGATGGCGGCGGCCGGTCTCGTCCTCTGGCTGCGGGGCGCCCGCGCCCCCGGCCTGGAGGGCACGTGGACCGGCTCCGCCGAGCACGCGACCGCCCAGCGGGTGTTCCCGGTCGAGCTGCGCCTCGGCGCCGACGGCGGCGGAGCCATGCGCTGGGGCGCCGACCTGCACTGCGCGGGCCGCCTCGGCCGCGCCGGCGACAGCGGGACCGTCTTCGCCCTCGACCAGGTCACCGGCGAGGAGTGCTACCCCGGCACGCTGCGCCTGTTCCCCACCTCCTACGACGGCCAGATGGTCATCAAGGTGACCCGCCAGGGCCAGGAAGAAGTGACGTATTCGGGCACGGTGACCCGCACTTCTTGA
- a CDS encoding protein kinase domain-containing protein — translation MPTVPTARPLRTGDPTRLGAYELSGRLGEGGQGVVFLGSRDGEPYAVKLLHGPVGDERAAFLREVELAKHVARFCTAQVIDAGFDEGRPYIVSEYVDGPSLAREVALTGPRRGGALERLAVGTATAITAIHRAGIVHRDFKPQNVLLGSDGPRVIDFGLARALDAAATVSGRGVGTPAYMAPEQITAAAVTGKADVFAWAATMCFAANATAPFGQDSVAPVLHRILTAPPELGRLEGRLRTLVEACLDKDARNRPGSRELLFELLGESSADLPAEVLATPPPHILRAVPPPPLVPEPRAPVAEPEATGTPGGYVLPDSAPDAADVPDSEDVPDPSAASDPSAASGPSAASGPPAPPPSGTPGSPAAGAEPSNPRNGGWLRAALAVCVALLVTAAVLLAALVPALTRQSRTAQVAGAPAPAASQPASSLPASSPFESAGPHSSADHRTRANALDNPPADPPTVARPGTGPATTPPATAPLLVTVPPLTGLDRAAAIKAIKRAGLVPGPVTQVDSSRRIGQVLSSKPAAGTQAAKGGKVALQVSAGVPVPAVVGLQRKAAESALASAGLRTGAITRTCSAQPQNRVLAAQPKPGARVAGGAAVALTLSREGVTVPSVVGRSRQDGRAALQKAGLTVQVRGQVVDDPSRVDRVLAQSVAAGTCAGPGTSVVLTVGLQGQSGPDPTGPTTTPTTPSGGSEAPTTPA, via the coding sequence GTGCCAACGGTGCCGACGGCACGGCCGCTCAGGACGGGGGACCCGACCCGCCTCGGCGCGTACGAGCTCTCCGGCCGCCTCGGGGAAGGCGGCCAGGGCGTGGTGTTCCTCGGCTCGCGGGACGGCGAGCCGTACGCGGTCAAGCTGCTGCACGGGCCCGTGGGCGACGAGCGGGCGGCGTTCCTGCGCGAGGTCGAGCTGGCCAAGCACGTGGCGAGGTTCTGCACCGCGCAGGTGATCGACGCCGGGTTCGACGAGGGCCGGCCGTACATCGTGAGCGAGTACGTGGACGGGCCGTCCCTGGCGCGCGAGGTCGCCCTGACCGGGCCGCGGCGCGGCGGCGCGCTGGAGCGGCTCGCGGTCGGCACCGCCACCGCGATCACCGCGATCCACCGGGCGGGCATCGTCCACCGCGACTTCAAGCCCCAGAACGTGCTGCTCGGCTCCGACGGCCCCCGCGTCATCGACTTCGGCCTGGCCCGCGCCCTGGACGCGGCGGCCACGGTCAGCGGCAGGGGCGTGGGGACGCCGGCGTACATGGCGCCCGAGCAGATCACCGCCGCGGCCGTCACCGGCAAGGCGGACGTCTTCGCGTGGGCCGCGACGATGTGCTTCGCCGCCAACGCCACCGCCCCCTTCGGGCAGGACTCCGTGGCTCCGGTCCTGCACCGCATCCTCACCGCGCCGCCCGAGCTGGGCCGGCTGGAGGGACGGCTGCGCACGCTGGTCGAGGCGTGCCTGGACAAGGACGCCAGGAACCGGCCCGGGAGCAGGGAGCTGCTGTTCGAGCTGCTGGGGGAGTCGTCGGCCGACCTGCCCGCCGAGGTCCTCGCCACCCCGCCGCCGCACATCCTGCGGGCCGTGCCGCCGCCCCCTCTGGTGCCCGAGCCGCGCGCCCCGGTCGCCGAACCGGAGGCCACCGGCACACCCGGCGGCTACGTACTCCCCGACAGCGCCCCCGACGCGGCGGACGTCCCCGACTCGGAAGACGTCCCCGATCCGAGCGCCGCCTCCGATCCGAGCGCCGCCTCCGGCCCGAGCGCCGCCTCCGGCCCGCCCGCCCCGCCCCCGTCCGGCACCCCCGGCAGCCCGGCCGCCGGCGCGGAGCCGTCCAACCCCAGGAACGGCGGCTGGCTGAGGGCGGCCCTGGCCGTCTGCGTGGCGCTCCTGGTGACCGCCGCCGTCCTGCTCGCCGCCCTCGTCCCGGCGCTCACCAGGCAGAGCCGGACCGCTCAGGTGGCCGGCGCGCCCGCTCCCGCCGCCTCGCAGCCCGCCTCGTCCCTGCCCGCCTCGTCCCCGTTCGAGAGCGCGGGCCCGCACTCCTCGGCCGACCACCGCACCCGGGCCAACGCCCTCGACAACCCTCCCGCCGACCCGCCCACGGTCGCCCGGCCGGGCACCGGCCCCGCCACCACGCCTCCCGCGACCGCCCCCCTCCTGGTGACGGTCCCGCCGCTGACCGGCCTGGACCGGGCCGCGGCGATCAAGGCGATCAAGCGGGCGGGCCTCGTCCCCGGCCCCGTCACCCAGGTCGACTCGTCGCGGCGGATCGGCCAGGTGCTCTCCAGCAAGCCCGCCGCCGGCACGCAGGCGGCCAAGGGCGGCAAGGTCGCGCTCCAGGTGTCGGCCGGCGTCCCCGTCCCGGCCGTCGTCGGCCTCCAGCGCAAGGCCGCCGAGTCGGCCCTGGCCTCGGCGGGCCTCAGGACGGGGGCGATCACCCGTACCTGCTCGGCGCAGCCGCAGAACCGGGTCCTCGCCGCGCAGCCCAAGCCGGGCGCGCGGGTGGCGGGCGGCGCCGCGGTGGCCCTGACGCTCTCCCGCGAGGGCGTCACCGTCCCCTCGGTGGTCGGCCGCTCCCGCCAGGACGGGCGGGCGGCGCTCCAGAAGGCGGGCCTGACCGTCCAGGTGCGCGGCCAGGTGGTGGACGACCCGTCCCGGGTGGACAGGGTCCTCGCCCAGAGCGTGGCGGCCGGCACCTGCGCGGGGCCGGGCACGTCCGTCGTCCTCACCGTCGGGCTCCAGGGCCAGTCCGGCCCCGACCCCACCGGGCCCACCACCACCCCCACCACCCCGTCCGGCGGCAGCGAAGCCCCCACGACCCCGGCCTGA
- a CDS encoding carbohydrate ABC transporter permease has translation MWRRAAMIGIAVYCLVPFYWMVVSSFRRTADIHAKTPFPSPWSLESYEAVFAPDMGFGGALLNSLIVAATTTAVTLLVGTLAAYALARLTFRGRNAVLALVIAVSMFPGALLIVPLLKLFTAIGWIDSYQAMIVPSMSFALPLTIWNLTTFFKQLPYDLEQAAMIDGCTPFAAFRRVMLPLAAPGVFTTAILAFIATWNEFIIAVTMINDQSRQTATVRIAQFTGAARFDTPFGTQMAAGVLVTVPLVVLVLLFQRRIVAGLTAGALK, from the coding sequence ATGTGGCGTAGGGCCGCGATGATCGGCATCGCCGTCTACTGCCTGGTGCCGTTCTACTGGATGGTGGTGTCGAGCTTCCGCCGCACCGCCGACATCCACGCGAAGACGCCGTTCCCCTCCCCGTGGTCGCTGGAGAGCTACGAGGCCGTCTTCGCCCCCGACATGGGCTTCGGCGGCGCGCTGCTCAACAGCCTGATCGTGGCCGCCACCACCACGGCGGTCACGCTGCTGGTCGGCACGCTCGCCGCGTACGCCCTGGCCCGGCTGACCTTCCGCGGCAGGAACGCGGTGCTGGCGCTCGTCATCGCGGTCTCGATGTTCCCCGGCGCGCTGCTGATCGTGCCCCTGCTGAAGCTGTTCACCGCGATCGGCTGGATCGACAGCTACCAGGCGATGATCGTCCCTTCGATGTCCTTCGCCCTGCCGCTCACGATCTGGAACCTCACGACGTTCTTCAAGCAGCTGCCGTACGACCTGGAGCAGGCCGCCATGATCGACGGCTGCACGCCGTTCGCCGCCTTCCGCCGCGTCATGCTGCCCCTGGCCGCGCCCGGCGTCTTCACGACCGCGATCCTCGCCTTCATCGCGACCTGGAACGAGTTCATCATCGCGGTCACCATGATCAACGACCAGTCGCGGCAGACGGCGACCGTGCGGATCGCGCAGTTCACCGGGGCGGCCAGGTTCGACACCCCGTTCGGCACGCAGATGGCGGCCGGCGTCCTGGTCACCGTCCCTCTCGTCGTCCTGGTCCTGCTCTTCCAGCGGCGGATCGTGGCAGGTCTGACGGCGGGGGCGCTCAAGTAG
- a CDS encoding carbohydrate ABC transporter permease translates to MRSRGEGRAAALMLSPTFLVLALVVLYPLLSALRESFYDSGQRLDADGFVVEGEWFAGLANYAGVTGERFLNAAANTTLFTVVTVAVEVVLGVAMALVMRRALRGRAFLRAGILVPWAVPTAVAGLMWKWIFQADGVANALLGTEILWTADGPWAKLAVVVADVWKTAPFVGLLVLAGLQIIPADVYEAARVDGAARWQTFWRITLPLVRPALLVAVLFRLMDALRVFDLPYVLVGPRKQSVETLSGLIWDEATRVHYGPASAYGTALFLYIAVIAFAFVKLLGADLLSDVRQRKEARNVA, encoded by the coding sequence GTGAGGTCGCGCGGTGAAGGGCGGGCGGCCGCCCTGATGCTCTCCCCCACGTTCCTCGTCCTCGCCCTCGTCGTCCTCTACCCGCTGCTGTCGGCGCTGCGGGAGTCGTTCTACGACAGCGGGCAGCGCCTGGACGCCGACGGGTTCGTGGTGGAGGGCGAATGGTTCGCCGGCCTCGCCAACTACGCGGGCGTGACCGGCGAGCGCTTCCTCAACGCGGCCGCCAACACCACCCTGTTCACGGTGGTGACGGTGGCGGTGGAGGTCGTGCTCGGCGTCGCCATGGCGCTGGTCATGCGGCGCGCCCTGCGGGGGCGGGCGTTCCTGCGGGCCGGCATCCTGGTGCCGTGGGCGGTGCCGACGGCGGTGGCCGGGCTCATGTGGAAGTGGATCTTCCAGGCGGACGGCGTCGCCAACGCGCTGCTCGGCACGGAGATCCTGTGGACCGCCGACGGCCCCTGGGCCAAGCTCGCGGTCGTCGTCGCCGACGTGTGGAAGACCGCGCCGTTCGTGGGCCTGCTCGTGCTGGCCGGGCTGCAGATCATCCCCGCCGACGTGTACGAGGCCGCGCGGGTGGACGGCGCCGCCCGGTGGCAGACGTTCTGGCGCATCACCCTGCCGCTGGTCAGGCCGGCGCTGCTGGTGGCCGTGCTGTTCCGGCTGATGGACGCGCTGCGCGTCTTCGACCTGCCGTACGTGCTGGTCGGGCCGCGCAAGCAGTCGGTCGAGACGTTGTCCGGCCTGATCTGGGACGAGGCCACCCGGGTGCACTACGGCCCGGCCTCGGCCTACGGCACCGCGTTGTTCCTCTACATCGCGGTCATCGCGTTCGCGTTCGTCAAGCTCCTCGGGGCCGACCTGCTGAGCGACGTGCGGCAGCGGAAGGAGGCCCGGAATGTGGCGTAG